ATGCCATCCACATGCAGATCGATCATAACGATGCGATTGCCTCTGGAGGTATTGGGTAAAGAAGAAAATAAAACAGCCCTGGTTTTTGCTTTTACGATTTCCCCGTATTTAACTGCCCGTTCCATTGTAGAGTAGCCCAGGAAAGGAATGACGATAGTGAGTGAATATGCTCCGAGCTGGATGCAACCGCTGGCGAGATCATACGGCTCCAGCGTTTCTTTATCATCGATGGTGCCGCCAATGAGAATCACCTCTTTGTTACTAACATCGCTCAGGATACGGTGATAATGCTCTCCATCAGGAAAATCGCGGATATCCAGCTCTCCATTTTCCCAGGTATTGTTGGTAATCGACAGTATCCGGTTTTTGAGATATTGGTAGTGCTGGGTTGCGAAAATGACTTTCTGTGGCATGACTTTTACAATAAAAACAGGTGATAGTTGTAAAAATAAGTGTTTAGGGGGATATTTATAATATTGATAATTAATATTTTTGCAGCCGAGCACTAAAGCACCTGTTGTTTTTTAACTTTTCGTTAGCGGGTGGAACATTAAATTTGAAGGATTACTATATTCATGATTCGTTTTACAGCATATATCGGAGCACTGTTCTTTTTCTTTTTCATTGGCATGCAGGGTATTTTCGCGCAGGTGCGTTTGTCCGGTATGGTAGCGGATCAGGAAACTAAAACCGGATTGCCGTTTGTTTCCATAGTAAACAAACGGACAATGACGGGAACGTTAAGTAATGAAAGTGGACGTTTTTATATTGAAGCCCTGCCGGGGGATACGCTGGAGTTCTCCATGCTGAGTTATGTTCAGAAGATACTGATAGTCCCGGGAATGTCGACCAGCCAGGAAGTATATATGCAGAAACGTTTATTTGAGCTGCAGGGGGTGAATGTAAAAGGCCGGAATTATACGAGGGATTCTATTGCGATGAGGAATGAATATGGTAGGTACTTCGATTATAAGAAGCCGGGAGCAATGGATGTATTGAAGACGTTGCCCGCTAATCCTATCACGGCGTTGTCATATCTGGTGCCGAGCAAGGCGCGTAAGCGAAAGGAACAGTTTCATGAGCAGCTGTTATATTGGGAGAAGGAAAAATTCATTGATAACCGCTATTCTCCGGAACTTGTAGGAAGAATGACGAAATTGCAAAGCCCTGAACTGGATTCATTTATGTACAGATACCGGCCAGGGTACCAGTTCCTTAATTCGGCTTCGGACTATGATTTGCTGCTTTACATTAAGCAGTCGTTTGAGGAATACAAGAAGGAAAGGGTAACAAAGAAAGAACCATAAATAAATTGTTTATAAAGAATACGCCAGGGCATTGTAACCCTGGCGTTTTTATTAAAAGCAACAATGGATTCTCATTGATCAGCCCAGTATTCTTTTAGTCCGGGTAGAAAGAAGTAGTGATTTTTTTCCAGGTAGTCAAACAGCCCTTTGTCTACTGACATTATTTGATCGAGTACCGGAGTTCTAGGCCACAGCGCTGTGTTATAGCGATAGTATTCATAGAACAGTGGTTCATAAATGGCAGAGATATACGCCACAATTTTTCTTTTCTCGTTCAAGGTATAATAGTGATATGGATGATGTTGGAATGCTGCTTGTCTCAGAAGGCTGTCATACATAGCATCGGCGAAATAGCTTAAACCGGAGAGTAGCGTATTGTTATCTCGTGTGGTATGGTTAGCGATCCATTGAAGCAGATCTGTTTTTATATCCAGTTGATCTCCATTTTTGAGGAAAATAATTTCGCCCACAATCGCAGCCTTAATTTCACCGAGGTCGAGATAATCGTTCATAGCCAGATCATTTAGACGGGGTTCTTTTGTATAGCCAAAGGATTTAACCAATGTTTTCATGAAGAAGTCATCTTCTCCGATGAGAAATGCCAGATCAGATCTGCTGCCATTGAAGAAATATTTGTTGAGGGCTGCCAAACGAGGATCCATAGTTATTGTATAGTGACTACTATCGGAAAACTCTACTATATCGGCCAGAAACGGAACGTAGGTAATAAACCTATATTCTTTTGATATAAACAGATTATCGACGGTATAGTCAAATTCCTGCTCTTCATTCATGTTGGCTTCAACGAGAATTGTATTGAATTTATTTCTCAGTCTGACCTTGTTATTGGTTTTAGTGAATATATCACCGAATATTTGCCTGATTTTTCTGTCAAAAACTACTGAATCCGGCGCCACATAGTTTTCATTTTTCAACCCTTCTGCAATCAGTGGCAACGCAATTTCAATATCTTTTGCAGTGTAATTGTACAACGGCCCGTCACCCTCCTCCTGTTTTTCTATGTGTAGTTGCAGTTGTATATGTTTTTTTATTTCTTCCAGGTTCATGTCATAAACTTTTGTTGTTGGAATAATAGTATCTTTCAAAGGCTTTTCCTGATTTTTCCGGGGTGTTGTCTGACAGGCGTGGAGCAGGACATTGAATGCTACAGTACAGTATATTAAGTAGGGTGTTTTCATAAATGAGCTGATTTATCTCAGGCCTAAGTGAAAATGATCCTGGTGGATGGTTGTTAAATGACTGGTAGTATTTTTGATTTTGCTTTTATAGGCGAAATTTCTATTGAACCCCCATCGCCCGGCAACCTCCAGAATTCTTTCCAGTACTCTCAGGAATTCTCTCTCTGAACCGAATGTTTTCTCTGCTTCCTGCCAGAATACATGACCTTTCCTGGCTGTACTACCGGGGTAGCGGATATCGATGTCGTTGCCATTGACATGTCCCCTGTGTCCGATATTACGTTTATTGCTGGCAGATATATCATTGTAGTATAATATCCCGTCATAGTTGTTATGGGGAAGAGAGTAAAAGAATCCCAGCAGTGATGCAGCTACATGTGGTGCGATGAAGTTATCGTCTCCACCATCTCTGTTTCCGAACCGCCCCCAGTTTGGACCTGTTGACGGAAAAGGCAGTAACCCGTTTTCGTTTTTGGTCAGTTGAAAGGTATGTACGAGTTCGTCTGATAAATAGAGACTATATCGATAGTTGTTGCTTTCGGGATTCTCAAAAATCAATTGATGACTAAAGGTATCCAGCTGGATAATGTATTGGTTGGGCTTATTATCTGATATAGTTTGAAACTGGCATTCTTTTACCTTGAACATGAAAGCAGTACAGGTTTCAAAAATATGTTTCTTCCTGGCATAATTGCTGCCATCGGCTGATGTTACTTCGTTTCCTACCCTGCGGCTGATACCAGTAGTTACCTCGGTATTGCCGTTCGCACGAAGGTGAAGTTTTTGGGAATGCCAATATGCCATGGATGATAGTACGGCAATTCTCATGCTGTTGCATACCAGTTCCGGATGACTGACAATATCCGCTTGTTCTTTCAGTGTGTATTTGTTGGCATTTGTATATGCTTTCCGGCCGGTGATCTGAATAAGCCCCCGGCCTCTGAAAAGCCAGCCATCTTCTTCCTCAGTATTACCCAGCAGTTTTCCGGTTCTAGTATCGGGGCCGTACGCAAAGTTGGCAATCTTCTGCTGATTGGCGACGCTTACTCCGGGGATTGCCGGCTTTCGTACCTGGCGGCCCCATTCCATGGCTTTTCTTCT
The genomic region above belongs to Chitinophaga sp. 180180018-3 and contains:
- a CDS encoding carboxypeptidase-like regulatory domain-containing protein translates to MIRFTAYIGALFFFFFIGMQGIFAQVRLSGMVADQETKTGLPFVSIVNKRTMTGTLSNESGRFYIEALPGDTLEFSMLSYVQKILIVPGMSTSQEVYMQKRLFELQGVNVKGRNYTRDSIAMRNEYGRYFDYKKPGAMDVLKTLPANPITALSYLVPSKARKRKEQFHEQLLYWEKEKFIDNRYSPELVGRMTKLQSPELDSFMYRYRPGYQFLNSASDYDLLLYIKQSFEEYKKERVTKKEP